TATTACTTTTCCCACTTAAATCCCCTCCATATTTTTTATTATATTTAATTGCACTACATCTTTCCATTACTCATAAGCTTTGCTTGCGCTAATCGCCTCAAAATAAATACCGAAATCGGGGATAGAATTGCACCTGCTCCCAGAATTAAAAATGGTATCCCCCAATTAGTAGCTAAAGTTGCATCTTTAATCCCCAAGTTCATTTTATCTAAAACCTTACCAAAAACAAAAGGGGATAGTATAGTCATAAAATACCCACATGCTGACTGTACTCCTAGTGCCGTAGCTCGAATTTCCCCAGCAACCATTTCAGTCATACCTGCTTTGTATATTGCTGAGTCCGCAACAACCCAAAATCCAATCCACAGCCCCACTATTACAACAATCGCCAGTGACCTGCCGTATAAATAGCCGAAGAAGAACTCCATGATAAGGCTGCTAAATGCACACACAATAATTGTCTTCGTTCGCCCAATTTTATCAGCTACGATACCTGCAAGCCAGACCGACGGTACACCAAGTAAGATAATAAAAGCCGCTATCTGACCTCCAATTGCTACGGCTTGTCTTTCGCCATAACCTGCTGCTAAAGAGCATGCAACCATAAAAGGTCCTATCCATCCCCAGAATGCATAGAGTTCCCACATATGGCCCATATAACCTGTGGTTATTAATATTGGCCCTGCATACTCTCTTTTCTGTGTGGATTTTCTAATTTCTCCACCACCTTTTACCCTTGGTACAGTTTTCACATTTTCAATTGCATCCGCAGGTTTTTCTTTTACAAGGAAAAAAATAATAAAGGCTGCTATAAATGCAGGTAACGATGTCCAAAGCATACCATATCGCCAATTATAAGCCGCTGCTATAGGAGCTGCAACGAAATAACCGCCTGCATAAGCCAGGGTTAGTGCTCCTGTATATGCCCCTAGTACCTTACCCCTTTCGTTAGGTGGAAACCAGTTAGAAAGGAGTGCCATCCCAGGAACATATATTGCACCTGCTGAAAGGCCTGTAATCAACCTTAGTATTAGTATACTTGTAAAATCCTTAGCCAAGAATATAAACAGTGTGGAAAATATTGCTGTACACAACGTAGCCCAAGCAACCACCTTTTTTTTACCTACGTGATCAGCCAGCCAGCCCGTTACTAAAACAATTATTACATATCCTGCTTGAAACGAAGATAAAATAATACCTGTTTGGTTCACAGAAAGACTAAATTCTGCAGCTATGTACTTTGAAACTGCTGAAAAGTTATACCATGGCAGATAACCTAGAACCATTGCTATTAGCATAAATAAAAAAACTTTATTCTTTTCACTTAAACGGTTTTTCATTTTCTACTCTTTCCATAATTATATTAAATTTATATATTCCATTACCGCCCTGAGTTCTCGTCTCCTATTCTCTGAAATGGGCTCCATCACTACCTTGCAGGTTTCACTTTCGATTACACCCATCCATTTCAAGGCCAATTTGTAACATTGCGGGTATTGCAGTACGTTAGCAAAAGCTATTGAATTTAATGGTGCTACCTTATCATAGAAAATCTTTCTAGCTTGCTCTAATTTTCCTTCCTGAACAAAGTTAAACATATCGGTTTGTTCTCTTGGAAGAACGCAGCTAGCAGCAGAAGTCATTCCCTTTGCACCCTCTAGCAGCATAAGATAATTCAGCTGATCATGTCCTGACCATGCTGCAAGCTTACCCCCTGTTGCCTTTTCGTACATGGAAATCTTCTCAGGATAGGGTATAAAAAGTTTTGCGCATGCCATATTGGGAATCGTATCTGCCATTCTTTTTAATAGATCAAGAGGTATTTCTATCCCAGCTCCTCCGTCATATACCATGATAGGTAAATCTACAGAATCACTAATGTATTTTACATGTCTATAGATTCCCTCAGACCTATGTGGATGATAATAAGGTGGGCAGGTAAATATGTAATCTGCTCCCACACTCTCTGCATGTTTTGCAAGATTGGCACCAATATCACTTGACGAATCATTTACTCCCACTCCTACAGGAACCCTGCCTTTGGTTTGATCAACTACAATCTCGACAAACTTTTTTCTTTCGGCCTCTGTAAGTGCAAAAACCTCACCGGTGCTGCCAAGAGCTAGAATTCCATGTACATCATTTTTTATAACAAACTCCACTAGATTTCTGGTAGAGGCTTCATCAATATCGCCTTTTTCGTTAAGAGGTGTAACTGTTAAAACATGATTTCCAAATAGTTTAGCTTTCTTTTCTTCTAACGTTAATGACATTTAATTCACTCCTTTAATATAATAATGCATTAAATAATAGTTGCCTTTACATGTCCAATGTCTGGCAATGGCCACGGTCCTATCATAGTGATATTCTTTATTTATTCAATATCTAATATTGTTTGAAAACACGCTTCTTAGAAGCCAATCTTAATGGCAATAAACAGAACAATAAAGGCGATAAGGAATAATATACTCAAATAAGGTATGATGAATTTATACCACCTTTGAATTGGAACTTTCCCGTAATTTAAGAAAATTAGCAAAGTACCGTAGCTGAACCAGAACATGTTGGTAATACCATCACCGAACTGATAAGCCAAGACAGAGGTTTGGGAAGTAAGTCCCAGACTTAGAGCAATTGGCACCATAATAGGACTGAGCAGCGTGCCATTCGCACTTCCGGATGGAATAATACCGTTGATAAAACTTACGATAATTACAATGCTGATGGCAGCTATCAAAGGTGATGTTCCTTTTAACAACTCTGTAGCATTATAAATTATAGTGGCGTTTATATTGCCGGCGTTGAGCACCCAGTAGACTCCACGAGCAACACCGACGATGAGAGCACCGCTGATGGAGCCTTTTGCTCCAGCAATGAAAGCATCAGAAATGGTACCGGCTTTCATTTTGCCAATAATACCAGCAACGATACCGGATAATATAAATATGGCAGAAACGTCATCAATAGCCCATTTAACTCCATTAATACCGTATTTCATACCGATAACAGTAAAGACCATAGCACCAAAGATAGACAGAAGTACCAAGCTCTGTGCTCCAGTTATCTTGGTAGGTTCATTGTTAGTTGTCTCTAAACGGATGTCAGAAACATCGATGTCAGCTACTAGACTATTAGATGGATTTTTACGAGTTTTGTTGGCATAGATAACAATATATAAAACGCTGACAGCTGTGATAACTGCCCATACAATCGTACGGAAACCAAGACCAACAAACAGGTCTCCTCCAGGCAGTAAACCCATTTTTATAAGGATACCATTGCAGACACCTACGGTATACAGATTAGTAGGACCTGCAATAAAACCACCCATTGACCCAACAATAACGACGGCAACAGCGGTTATGGCATCATAACCTAGCGCCAGTACCACAGCTATAACCAGTGGTACAAAAGGAATCAATACTTCAACCCAACCAAGGAAACCTCCGATTGCAGAGAAAACAGTTACCAAAACTATAAGGAGCATTGTGTGGGATGTTTTTCCAAACTTATGCACCATAGTGGAGATACCAGAGTCGATAGCACCTGTTTTTTTGTAGATTTCCAGAGCGCCGCCGACAGTTAATATTAGGATAAAGATATTTGCAGAGTCTTTTAGACCATAAGGTATTGCCCTAAAAATATTAAAAAGGTTGTTAAAATTAAATTTATTTCTAGGTAGTGCTTTATATACCCCATCAGTCAAAGTACCGGGTGTAACAAGAAATGTTAAAAGGCCACAGATAACTATTACACAAAAGATTAATATATAGGGGTTAATGTCTATTGGCTTTCTCTCTTTTTGCATTTTCTGTTTTTCCATCTTCTCCACCTCCAAATCTATTTGCTTGAATTAGCAAGGACCGTGGCCATTGCCAGATAACCCACAGTACCCTCTTCCATCATGGTGATATCGATATTATCCTCAGTGGTGTGACAAAGTTTAATTTCCGCTGGAGAATAACCAATACATTTTATGCCTTTGGCAGCATAATGTCCGGTATCGGTTGCAAATGCCCAAATTTTGGTCCTAATGGAATGACCCACCGCCTCCTCTACGGTCTTTTTGCATAATTGTACATAAGGCTCGTCCATATTTACGCTAAAGGGAAACTCACCTTGATAACCTTCACCCTGAAAACCAGTATAGGTAGTCAGTGGAAAGTACAGAGCCTTCAAATTGACGGCAATGCCATCAAACTTGCAACGATTTATGACTTCCTGGATTTTAGCTAACGCAATCTCCTCAGTGTCTCCGGCAGACTGGCGATAGTCAATATATACAACCACTTCATTCGGAATGATATTGGTACCCTTTTCCGAAGAAGTAATATTGGTTACAGACATTGTGGAGGATCCGAAAAGTTTATCCTTCGCCATTTCTACGGTTTTCAGTTCTATGAGGAATTTACCTAAAAAATCAAAGGGATTATTACCCACATGTGGTATGGAAGCATGGCAGGATTTCCCGGTAATAGTAATAACAGCGCAGAATCTACCTCGGCATCCTATGCCCAAATCGTTTTCTGTGGCCTCGCCAACGATAGCATAATCGGTGAGCTTGTAGTTATCACGAGTCTGCATCATTGCACCAAACCCAGCGATCTCCTCGCTTACAACACCAGCAACAATAATGTCTCCTTTTGGTAATAAGCCAGCATTTTTTAAAATTATTGGGGTGTACATCTGTATTGCAAATGTTCCTTTGGTATCAGAAGCACCTCTTCCCCAAATTTTGCCCTCTGCAATAGCGCCACTGTATGGAGGGTATTTCCACTTTGATGTATCGCCTTCATCAACAACATCCAAATGACAATTCAGCATAACAGAGCTACCATCACCAGTACCTTTGACTGAACCAAATATGCTACCATAAGCGTCTACTACTACTTCGTCATAGCCTAGAGCTTTCATTTTGTCTACAGTATATTGGGCAAACTCACCTTCGTGTGTAGATTGAGAGTTAATCCGAATCATTTCTGAAGCAGTTTTGACAATTTCATCCTTGTACCGCTGCGCCAACATGATAAATTTCTGGTTCATAATGCTTCTCCTTCCCAGAACGGAAAATCTGAGCATGAAATATTTAACTTCCTACAATTTTTTGTCTTATCTTTTTGAACCAAGATACGCTTCTCTAACCTTTGGGTTATTTGCAATATCCTGTGCAGAACCATTCATTGTTAAAACACCTTGTTCTAGAACATATGCACTGTCAGCAATTTTCAGTGCTTTATATGCATTTTGTTCCACCAATAGAATAGTTTTACCCATTTCTTTGATATTTTTTATTATGTCAAAGATGGTATTGACCAGAAGTGGCGCAAGCCCCAGGGATGGTTCGTCTAACATAATAAGCTCGGGATTACTCATTAAACCTCGTCCCATTGCAAGCATTTGTTGCTCGCCACCCGACAATGTGCCTGCCGATTGATTTTCCCTTTCTTTCAGTCGAGGAAATATATCAAAAATATTTTCCAAATCAGCAGCTATTTTCTTTGTATCTTTTCTTAAATAAGCACCCAACATAAGATTGTCCTTTACACTCAGATTTGCAAATATCAATCTTCCTTCAGGTACCTGGCACAATCCTTTTCTTACTATTTTATGGGGAGCCATTCCCAACTTCTCATCTTTAAAAAATATTTCTCCCTCTTTTGGTCTTAAAAGCCCGGATATTGTATTCAAAAGAGTAGACTTTCCAGCCCCATTCGATCCAATAATTGCAACTATTTCTCCTGCATTCACTTCAACATTGATGCCTCGGAGAGCATGAATGCCACCATAGTAGACATGCAAATTATTTACTTTTAACATTGTGTCACTCACCTCCCAAATAGGCTTCTTGAACTTTGGGGTCATTTTGTATAACATCACAGGGTCCATCTGCCAGCTTACAGCCAAAATTCAAAACAGTTATGTTCTCGCATATACGCATAACCAAGTCCATATGGTGATCAATCAATAGCACTGATAAATCAAACTTTTCTCTAACCTGTTTTATTAATTCCGTTAACCTGTCAGTTTCATCAGGATTCATACCGGCAGCAGGTTCATCCAAAAGCAAAAGCTTTGGATTTAAAGCAAGTGCACGCGCAATTTCCAGCCTTCTTTGCAAACCGTAAGGAAGATTATTTGCGACGATATCTCTTCTGTCGTCAAGTTCTAAAATCTCTAGCAAATTTTGAGCCTGCTCTGCTAATATAGCTTCCTCTCTGCCAAAGCGCGTCTTCATTTTCAGAGAACTTGGAAGTGAGCCAAACAATATAGCTTCGCCGATTGAAT
This portion of the Clostridia bacterium genome encodes:
- a CDS encoding ABC transporter ATP-binding protein, translated to MALLEIKNLTKTFGGLTAVNDVSFKIEKGSISGLIGPNGAGKTTIFNLITGVYKVTSGQIVFEGKDIANLQPYKVADSGITRTFQNIRLFKKLTVYENILTACHYNAEYSIGEAILFGSLPSSLKMKTRFGREEAILAEQAQNLLEILELDDRRDIVANNLPYGLQRRLEIARALALNPKLLLLDEPAAGMNPDETDRLTELIKQVREKFDLSVLLIDHHMDLVMRICENITVLNFGCKLADGPCDVIQNDPKVQEAYLGGE
- a CDS encoding dihydrodipicolinate synthase family protein, producing the protein MSLTLEEKKAKLFGNHVLTVTPLNEKGDIDEASTRNLVEFVIKNDVHGILALGSTGEVFALTEAERKKFVEIVVDQTKGRVPVGVGVNDSSSDIGANLAKHAESVGADYIFTCPPYYHPHRSEGIYRHVKYISDSVDLPIMVYDGGAGIEIPLDLLKRMADTIPNMACAKLFIPYPEKISMYEKATGGKLAAWSGHDQLNYLMLLEGAKGMTSAASCVLPREQTDMFNFVQEGKLEQARKIFYDKVAPLNSIAFANVLQYPQCYKLALKWMGVIESETCKVVMEPISENRRRELRAVMEYINLI
- a CDS encoding ABC transporter ATP-binding protein; this encodes MLKVNNLHVYYGGIHALRGINVEVNAGEIVAIIGSNGAGKSTLLNTISGLLRPKEGEIFFKDEKLGMAPHKIVRKGLCQVPEGRLIFANLSVKDNLMLGAYLRKDTKKIAADLENIFDIFPRLKERENQSAGTLSGGEQQMLAMGRGLMSNPELIMLDEPSLGLAPLLVNTIFDIIKNIKEMGKTILLVEQNAYKALKIADSAYVLEQGVLTMNGSAQDIANNPKVREAYLGSKR
- a CDS encoding MFS transporter, which codes for MKNRLSEKNKVFLFMLIAMVLGYLPWYNFSAVSKYIAAEFSLSVNQTGIILSSFQAGYVIIVLVTGWLADHVGKKKVVAWATLCTAIFSTLFIFLAKDFTSILILRLITGLSAGAIYVPGMALLSNWFPPNERGKVLGAYTGALTLAYAGGYFVAAPIAAAYNWRYGMLWTSLPAFIAAFIIFFLVKEKPADAIENVKTVPRVKGGGEIRKSTQKREYAGPILITTGYMGHMWELYAFWGWIGPFMVACSLAAGYGERQAVAIGGQIAAFIILLGVPSVWLAGIVADKIGRTKTIIVCAFSSLIMEFFFGYLYGRSLAIVVIVGLWIGFWVVADSAIYKAGMTEMVAGEIRATALGVQSACGYFMTILSPFVFGKVLDKMNLGIKDATLATNWGIPFLILGAGAILSPISVFILRRLAQAKLMSNGKM
- a CDS encoding M20/M25/M40 family metallo-hydrolase, encoding MLRFSVLGRRSIMNQKFIMLAQRYKDEIVKTASEMIRINSQSTHEGEFAQYTVDKMKALGYDEVVVDAYGSIFGSVKGTGDGSSVMLNCHLDVVDEGDTSKWKYPPYSGAIAEGKIWGRGASDTKGTFAIQMYTPIILKNAGLLPKGDIIVAGVVSEEIAGFGAMMQTRDNYKLTDYAIVGEATENDLGIGCRGRFCAVITITGKSCHASIPHVGNNPFDFLGKFLIELKTVEMAKDKLFGSSTMSVTNITSSEKGTNIIPNEVVVYIDYRQSAGDTEEIALAKIQEVINRCKFDGIAVNLKALYFPLTTYTGFQGEGYQGEFPFSVNMDEPYVQLCKKTVEEAVGHSIRTKIWAFATDTGHYAAKGIKCIGYSPAEIKLCHTTEDNIDITMMEEGTVGYLAMATVLANSSK
- a CDS encoding AbgT family transporter → MEKQKMQKERKPIDINPYILIFCVIVICGLLTFLVTPGTLTDGVYKALPRNKFNFNNLFNIFRAIPYGLKDSANIFILILTVGGALEIYKKTGAIDSGISTMVHKFGKTSHTMLLIVLVTVFSAIGGFLGWVEVLIPFVPLVIAVVLALGYDAITAVAVVIVGSMGGFIAGPTNLYTVGVCNGILIKMGLLPGGDLFVGLGFRTIVWAVITAVSVLYIVIYANKTRKNPSNSLVADIDVSDIRLETTNNEPTKITGAQSLVLLSIFGAMVFTVIGMKYGINGVKWAIDDVSAIFILSGIVAGIIGKMKAGTISDAFIAGAKGSISGALIVGVARGVYWVLNAGNINATIIYNATELLKGTSPLIAAISIVIIVSFINGIIPSGSANGTLLSPIMVPIALSLGLTSQTSVLAYQFGDGITNMFWFSYGTLLIFLNYGKVPIQRWYKFIIPYLSILFLIAFIVLFIAIKIGF